The Micromonospora sp. WMMD961 genome has a segment encoding these proteins:
- a CDS encoding ABC transporter permease subunit encodes MTTLSGTERPAAVDRAAGRRRSRWFAQVGWRHLVGVLGVLFSLFPLVFVVSAALNPLGTLSSTELVPTGGVSFGNFGDLFARTEFANWFLNSLLIAGGASFVSVFLSALAAYAFSRMRFQGRRVGLLSLLLIQMFPQFLAIVAIFLIFGTVTDLWPAIGFNTPWGLLLLYLGGALGVNTWLMKGFFDTLPRELDESATMDGASHAQVFFRIMLPLVAPILAVTGLLAFISTINEFLMASVFLTDTDAKTLAVGMRGMLQGGERNTNFGIFAAGTLLTAIPTVLVFQFLQRFIVSGLTSGAVKG; translated from the coding sequence GTGACCACGCTCAGCGGCACGGAGCGCCCGGCGGCGGTCGACCGCGCGGCGGGGAGACGGAGGAGCCGCTGGTTCGCCCAGGTCGGCTGGCGGCACCTGGTCGGCGTGCTCGGTGTGCTGTTCAGTCTCTTCCCACTCGTGTTCGTCGTCTCGGCGGCGCTCAATCCGCTCGGCACCCTGTCCTCCACCGAGTTGGTGCCGACCGGCGGGGTGTCCTTCGGGAATTTCGGGGATCTGTTCGCGCGCACCGAGTTCGCCAACTGGTTCCTGAACTCGCTGCTCATCGCCGGTGGTGCCTCGTTCGTCTCGGTCTTCCTGTCCGCGCTGGCGGCGTACGCCTTCTCCCGGATGCGATTCCAGGGGCGACGGGTGGGGCTGCTGTCGCTGCTGTTGATCCAGATGTTCCCGCAGTTCCTGGCGATCGTGGCGATCTTCCTGATCTTCGGCACGGTCACCGACCTGTGGCCGGCCATCGGTTTCAACACGCCGTGGGGCCTGTTGCTGCTCTACCTGGGTGGCGCGCTGGGTGTGAACACCTGGCTGATGAAGGGCTTCTTCGACACCCTGCCCCGGGAGTTGGACGAGTCGGCCACGATGGACGGCGCCTCGCACGCCCAGGTCTTCTTCCGGATCATGCTGCCGTTGGTGGCGCCGATCCTGGCGGTGACCGGGCTGCTCGCCTTCATCAGCACCATCAACGAGTTCCTGATGGCGAGTGTCTTCCTCACCGACACGGACGCCAAAACCCTCGCTGTCGGCATGCGCGGCATGTTGCAGGGCGGCGAGCGGAACACCAACTTCGGGATCTTCGCCGCCGGCACCCTGCTCACCGCGATCCCCACCGTGCTGGTGTTCCAGTTCCTTCAGCGCTTCATCGTCTCCGGCCTCACCTCCGGCGCGGTCAAGGGATGA
- a CDS encoding BMP family ABC transporter substrate-binding protein, protein MRIASIFAVGGLALTAAACGEAPDENNNAGSGANKFSACMVTDVGGIDDKSFNASAWKGLQEAKAANDNIDIKYVASKAEADYEPNLTQYVNQKCNFILAVGGLMANATSKIAKANPNQEFGIVDANPGDANVYPMQFDTAQAAFQAGYLAAGMTKTGKVATYGALPIPPVTIFMDGFVDGVAYYNTTKKKNVQALGWSKETQKGSFTNDFAKQDEGKKVSDALVAQGADIIMPVAGGAGLGTTAAAKASGGKYNTIWVDVDGCESTPDCSAIITTVVKNIPEAVKEAVVKAAAGDKLPAKPGFVGTLANNGVSIAPYHDFDSKVPAELKAEVDKIKADIAAGTITVTSAAQPTK, encoded by the coding sequence ATGCGGATCGCCTCGATCTTCGCGGTGGGTGGGCTCGCGCTCACCGCCGCCGCGTGTGGCGAGGCCCCCGATGAGAACAACAACGCCGGCAGTGGCGCCAACAAGTTCAGCGCCTGCATGGTGACCGACGTCGGCGGCATCGACGACAAGTCGTTCAACGCCTCGGCCTGGAAGGGTCTGCAGGAGGCCAAGGCCGCCAACGACAACATCGACATCAAGTACGTCGCGTCGAAGGCCGAGGCCGACTACGAGCCGAACCTGACGCAGTACGTCAACCAGAAGTGCAACTTCATCCTGGCGGTCGGCGGTCTGATGGCCAACGCCACCTCGAAGATCGCCAAGGCGAACCCGAACCAGGAGTTCGGCATCGTCGACGCGAACCCGGGTGACGCCAACGTCTACCCGATGCAGTTCGACACCGCTCAGGCCGCGTTCCAGGCCGGTTACCTCGCCGCCGGAATGACCAAGACCGGCAAGGTGGCCACCTACGGTGCGCTGCCGATCCCGCCGGTGACGATCTTCATGGACGGTTTCGTCGACGGCGTGGCGTACTACAACACCACGAAGAAGAAGAACGTCCAGGCGCTGGGCTGGAGCAAGGAGACCCAGAAGGGCTCCTTCACCAACGACTTCGCCAAGCAGGACGAGGGCAAGAAGGTCTCCGACGCGCTGGTCGCCCAGGGCGCGGACATCATCATGCCGGTCGCCGGCGGCGCCGGCCTCGGCACCACCGCCGCGGCCAAGGCCTCGGGCGGCAAGTACAACACCATCTGGGTGGACGTCGACGGCTGCGAGAGCACCCCGGACTGCTCCGCGATCATCACCACCGTGGTCAAGAACATCCCGGAGGCCGTCAAGGAGGCCGTGGTCAAGGCCGCCGCCGGCGACAAGCTGCCGGCCAAGCCGGGCTTCGTCGGCACCCTGGCCAACAACGGTGTCTCGATCGCCCCGTACCACGACTTCGACAGCAAGGTCCCGGCCGAGCTGAAGGCCGAGGTCGACAAGATCAAGGCGGACATCGCCGCCGGCACCATCACCGTCACGTCGGCGGCCCAGCCGACCAAGTGA